One segment of Campylobacter hominis ATCC BAA-381 DNA contains the following:
- the sppA gene encoding signal peptide peptidase SppA, whose protein sequence is MRVLKEIFGTLGEILGFINKYFKAMIFLLLVYLIFFTGQSDEIEQANLAEIRLNDAIMDANDVLEKIYASSDNENIKAVLFNIDSPGGALSPSVEISKAIKELNEKKPVIVYASGTMASGSYLSGVWARKILANEGSFIGSIGVIMQGANIENLANKIGISEQTVKAGEYKEAGTFMRAWNENERESLQNLVDKSYSFFVNEVANARHLNIDNNETWANARVFLADDALKLGLVDEISTYKRAKNETEKISGVLNPVWQEEPFYEKMLKRLETSTKSQILGTFTNKILAIN, encoded by the coding sequence ATGCGAGTTTTAAAAGAAATTTTTGGAACTTTAGGTGAAATTTTAGGATTTATCAATAAATATTTTAAAGCTATGATTTTTTTGCTTTTGGTTTATTTGATATTTTTTACCGGTCAAAGCGATGAAATAGAACAGGCAAATCTTGCTGAAATACGCTTAAATGACGCTATAATGGATGCAAATGACGTTTTGGAAAAAATTTATGCTAGCAGCGACAATGAAAATATAAAAGCGGTACTTTTTAATATCGATAGCCCTGGTGGCGCGCTAAGTCCAAGCGTGGAAATATCTAAAGCGATAAAAGAGCTAAACGAGAAAAAACCTGTAATCGTATATGCAAGCGGAACAATGGCCAGCGGAAGCTATTTAAGCGGAGTTTGGGCGCGTAAAATTTTAGCAAATGAAGGCTCATTTATAGGCTCTATCGGCGTTATAATGCAAGGCGCAAATATAGAAAATCTTGCAAATAAAATCGGCATATCTGAGCAAACCGTAAAAGCAGGAGAATATAAGGAAGCCGGCACTTTTATGCGTGCGTGGAATGAAAATGAACGCGAAAGCCTGCAAAATCTTGTGGATAAAAGTTACAGTTTTTTTGTCAATGAAGTAGCGAATGCAAGACATTTAAATATAGACAATAACGAAACCTGGGCAAATGCACGCGTTTTTTTAGCTGATGATGCTCTGAAATTAGGTTTGGTTGATGAAATTTCAACTTATAAAAGAGCAAAAAACGAAACTGAAAAAATTTCAGGTGTTCTTAATCCGGTTTGGCAAGAAGAGCCGTTTTATGAAAAAATGCTAAAACGTCTTGAAACAAGCACAAAGAGCCAAATTTTAGGAACTTTTACAAATAAAATTTTGGCTATAAATTAA
- a CDS encoding YajG family lipoprotein: protein MKKFTVFLLAAAVTFTLNACSQVSSVLVLNPYTSMSTEKFNANKTVFVASINDKRQNQSIVASVKDSNGDVNEYVTLQGDLDKWFTDALKAELKVRGVAVVENEIDADAKADIDIAKANADIQGYDKDNMKGECEIFITIKKGDTTYTKRVAQSQSEFAAIRTGGAFTPFFENMLRDVVQKTAEQIANTL, encoded by the coding sequence ATGAAAAAATTTACTGTTTTTTTATTAGCTGCTGCCGTAACTTTCACGCTAAATGCGTGTTCGCAAGTAAGCAGCGTTCTTGTATTAAATCCATATACAAGTATGTCTACCGAAAAATTTAACGCAAATAAAACCGTTTTTGTCGCTTCTATTAATGATAAGCGTCAAAATCAAAGCATCGTAGCAAGCGTAAAAGATAGCAACGGCGATGTGAATGAGTATGTCACACTTCAAGGTGATTTGGATAAATGGTTCACCGACGCTTTGAAAGCCGAATTAAAAGTGCGTGGAGTTGCCGTAGTGGAAAATGAAATAGACGCCGACGCGAAAGCCGACATTGATATCGCAAAAGCGAATGCCGATATTCAAGGATATGACAAAGATAATATGAAAGGTGAATGTGAAATTTTTATCACCATTAAAAAAGGTGACACCACATACACAAAACGCGTAGCGCAAAGTCAAAGCGAATTTGCAGCAATTCGAACAGGCGGTGCTTTCACGCCGTTTTTTGAAAATATGCTTCGCGATGTCGTACAAAAGACAGCCGAACAAATCGCAAACACATTATGA
- a CDS encoding ComF family protein produces the protein MKCVYCEKFSTKIICKDCTKILSQISIGRRNFGDFAVYYFYYYSEIQKLILSKHHEYGYFVYKTLANLTFRRFTEKFEKEILCSQDGTQNINTQNINDNTSKENFELKNEKFAPKFGCLHKNQTLANALPLDDNIRSGYSHTAILAHALKSNFITPIYRTLRAKNHVSYAGKSLAFRLKNPRNFEIFKKPKFPIILVDDIVTTGSSLLEAKKTLENAGFSVLFGLVLANAEEN, from the coding sequence ATGAAATGTGTGTATTGTGAGAAATTCAGCACAAAAATTATCTGCAAAGACTGCACGAAAATTTTAAGTCAAATTTCAATTGGTCGTCGAAATTTCGGCGACTTTGCAGTCTATTATTTTTATTATTACAGCGAAATTCAAAAACTTATTCTTAGCAAACACCATGAATATGGATATTTTGTATATAAAACTTTAGCAAATCTTACATTCAGGCGTTTTACCGAAAAATTTGAAAAAGAAATTTTATGCTCGCAAGATGGTACGCAAAATATAAACACTCAAAATATAAATGACAATACGTCAAAAGAAAATTTTGAATTAAAAAATGAAAAATTTGCTCCGAAATTCGGCTGTTTGCATAAAAATCAAACTCTTGCAAACGCCTTGCCGCTTGATGATAATATAAGAAGCGGATATTCTCACACGGCAATTTTAGCCCATGCCTTGAAATCAAATTTTATAACTCCGATTTATAGGACTTTGCGCGCAAAAAATCACGTAAGTTATGCAGGAAAATCGCTTGCTTTTCGTTTGAAAAATCCTCGAAATTTTGAAATTTTTAAAAAACCGAAATTTCCGATTATTTTAGTTGATGACATTGTAACGACAGGCTCAAGTTTGCTTGAAGCTAAAAAAACTCTAGAAAATGCCGGATTTAGCGTGCTTTTCGGACTTGTTTTGGCAAATGCCGAAGAGAATTGA
- the hisD gene encoding histidinol dehydrogenase — protein sequence MKILKSTDANFKAEFAKIVHRSDMDVEKVMPIVSNIIAEIRKEGNEAVARHIAKFDKWEVNNNLAISQEEMKNAYEILSQNLKNALKIAYERIFNYHEKQLEKSWMTFEKNGSMLGQKITPVDRAGLYIPGGKAAYPSSLLMNTIPAIVAGVGEICVCTPAVGGVVNELLLAAMHVLGIKEAYKIGGASAIAAMAYGTQSVKKVDVITGPGNIFVATAKRLVFGDVNVDMIAGPSEIGVIADESADIHNTAVDLLSQAEHDEIASALMVCVSEEFAKAVKNEIYEILPTLKRENIARKSIENKAAFVVAKDLNEAVDLMNELAVEHLEIATDNAYELLPKIKHAGAIFLGHFTPEAMGDYLAGPNHTLPTGGSARFFSPLGVYNFIKRSSIISLNKTAIDELGEACMALADAEGLGAHKLSVKIRYKK from the coding sequence ATGAAAATTTTAAAATCAACTGATGCAAATTTTAAAGCTGAATTCGCAAAAATAGTGCATAGAAGCGATATGGATGTGGAAAAAGTAATGCCTATAGTTTCAAATATAATCGCTGAAATCAGAAAAGAGGGTAATGAAGCAGTCGCAAGGCATATCGCGAAATTTGACAAATGGGAAGTAAATAATAATTTGGCAATTTCACAGGAAGAGATGAAAAATGCTTATGAAATTTTAAGCCAAAACTTAAAAAATGCTCTTAAAATAGCATATGAACGCATTTTTAACTATCACGAAAAGCAACTTGAAAAAAGTTGGATGACATTTGAAAAAAACGGCTCAATGCTTGGTCAAAAAATCACACCTGTAGATCGCGCAGGACTTTATATACCTGGCGGAAAAGCCGCTTATCCAAGCTCACTTCTGATGAACACTATTCCGGCGATTGTTGCAGGGGTTGGCGAAATTTGCGTCTGTACTCCGGCGGTCGGAGGAGTTGTAAATGAACTTTTGCTCGCCGCAATGCATGTTTTAGGAATTAAAGAAGCTTATAAAATCGGTGGCGCAAGTGCGATTGCTGCGATGGCATACGGTACTCAAAGTGTAAAAAAGGTTGATGTTATTACAGGTCCCGGAAATATTTTTGTGGCGACTGCGAAAAGACTTGTTTTTGGAGATGTAAATGTCGATATGATAGCTGGACCAAGCGAAATTGGCGTTATAGCTGATGAAAGTGCCGATATACACAATACAGCCGTTGATTTACTTTCTCAAGCCGAACATGATGAAATCGCAAGCGCGCTTATGGTTTGTGTGAGTGAAGAGTTTGCAAAAGCTGTAAAGAACGAAATTTATGAAATTTTACCGACTTTAAAACGCGAAAATATAGCACGAAAAAGCATTGAGAATAAAGCAGCTTTCGTTGTTGCAAAAGATTTAAACGAAGCGGTTGATTTGATGAACGAACTGGCTGTAGAGCACCTTGAAATCGCAACAGACAATGCTTATGAGCTTTTGCCTAAAATAAAACACGCAGGAGCGATATTTTTAGGACATTTTACGCCTGAAGCTATGGGAGATTATTTGGCAGGTCCTAATCACACGCTTCCAACAGGCGGAAGTGCGAGATTTTTCTCACCTCTTGGAGTTTATAATTTTATAAAACGAAGTTCGATTATATCTTTAAATAAAACCGCGATTGACGAACTTGGTGAAGCTTGTATGGCATTAGCTGACGCAGAAGGTCTTGGAGCTCACAAACTTTCCGTTAAAATTCGCTATAAAAAATAA
- a CDS encoding 1-aminocyclopropane-1-carboxylate deaminase — protein sequence MQDFKKDGEKFQQISLFGRGIWVLRDDLLGVFNGNKARKLAYFLNTDLSKYDKIVSFGSSQSNAMQSMSVFAKIKRLEFHYVSEHLSSFLRENPCGNFKNALENGMKFYEHENRRDFALSLMDKKTLFIEEGVAQSEAEFGFIKQAEEIENFADKKNIKFDIFLPSGTGASAAFLAKNAKFNVFSTPCVADEKFLNEQILKLAPNAKVEILSAGTKFHFAKPNPILFKIWKEVCAQSKIEFDLIYDPVGFLALFKSLSRFKNEILYIHQGGILGNETQLKRYKRKFKL from the coding sequence TTGCAAGATTTTAAAAAAGACGGCGAAAAATTTCAGCAAATTTCACTTTTCGGACGCGGAATTTGGGTTTTGCGCGATGATTTATTGGGAGTTTTTAACGGAAATAAAGCGCGCAAACTCGCATATTTTCTAAATACCGATCTTAGTAAATACGACAAAATAGTATCTTTCGGATCTTCTCAAAGCAATGCAATGCAGTCAATGAGCGTTTTTGCAAAGATTAAAAGGCTTGAATTTCATTATGTAAGCGAACATTTGAGTTCATTTTTGCGCGAAAATCCTTGCGGAAATTTTAAAAATGCACTTGAAAACGGTATGAAATTTTACGAACATGAAAATCGCAGAGATTTTGCGCTTTCGCTTATGGATAAAAAAACACTTTTTATAGAAGAGGGCGTGGCGCAAAGTGAAGCTGAGTTCGGTTTTATAAAACAGGCAGAGGAAATTGAAAATTTCGCCGATAAAAAAAATATAAAATTCGATATTTTTTTGCCGAGCGGCACGGGTGCAAGTGCCGCATTTTTAGCTAAAAATGCCAAATTTAACGTTTTCAGCACGCCTTGCGTGGCGGACGAGAAATTTCTAAATGAGCAAATTTTAAAACTCGCCCCAAATGCAAAAGTTGAAATTTTAAGCGCCGGAACGAAATTCCATTTTGCAAAACCAAATCCTATTTTATTCAAAATTTGGAAGGAAGTTTGCGCTCAAAGCAAAATAGAATTTGATCTTATATATGATCCTGTCGGTTTTTTAGCGCTTTTTAAAAGTTTATCGCGCTTTAAAAATGAAATTTTATATATTCATCAAGGTGGAATTTTAGGCAATGAAACGCAATTAAAGCGTTATAAGCGGAAATTTAAGTTATAA